A window of the Microbacterium sp. AZCO genome harbors these coding sequences:
- a CDS encoding FAD-linked oxidase C-terminal domain-containing protein, which produces MDTVVSALIAALPHGVVDTDPETLDRCSHDDAEWADYGLPAAVVFATSVEDVVAAVRIAAAHGIAIVPRGAGTGLSGGANATAGAVVLSLERMTRVVEVNVAERYAVVEAGVLNDDLRRHVAGFGLWYPPDPASQSISTIGGNVATNAGGICCVKYGVTRDYVLGLTVVLADGRVAKVGRTTAKGVTGYDLAGLFTGSEGTLGIVVDATLKLLPLAGREERAIVGYFRSLTDAGNAVAAVSGAGIIPSALELIDRTCLHAVAEWQGWDLPEGASALLLAKVDEPGGRGEELAARIADAFHAAGGAQVERAVDPDEVARLFSARRLAYPALERLGPVLTEDVCVPRAAVPEMLARIERAAADEDVVIANIAHAGDGNLHPLIIAPEGDDEARRRAKRAFDRIVDDCRALGGTVTGEHGVGLLKLRGAAAELSDVVLELHASIKHALDPAGILNPGKAFPNGAR; this is translated from the coding sequence ATGGACACCGTCGTCTCCGCCCTCATCGCCGCTCTTCCGCACGGTGTCGTCGACACCGATCCCGAGACCCTCGATCGCTGCAGTCACGACGACGCCGAGTGGGCCGACTACGGCCTGCCCGCCGCGGTCGTCTTCGCGACATCGGTCGAGGACGTCGTCGCGGCGGTGCGGATCGCCGCCGCCCACGGCATCGCGATCGTGCCGCGCGGCGCGGGCACCGGTCTTTCCGGCGGGGCGAATGCGACAGCGGGAGCCGTCGTCCTGTCGCTCGAGCGCATGACCCGCGTCGTCGAGGTGAACGTCGCAGAGCGCTACGCCGTCGTCGAGGCGGGTGTGCTCAACGACGACCTCCGGCGCCACGTCGCGGGGTTCGGGCTGTGGTACCCGCCCGACCCCGCGAGCCAGTCGATCTCGACGATCGGCGGCAACGTCGCGACGAACGCCGGCGGCATCTGCTGCGTCAAGTATGGGGTGACCCGGGATTACGTGCTCGGGCTCACCGTGGTGCTCGCGGACGGACGCGTCGCGAAGGTCGGCCGCACCACCGCCAAAGGCGTCACCGGCTACGACCTCGCCGGACTCTTCACCGGATCGGAAGGGACCCTCGGCATCGTCGTCGACGCGACCCTCAAGCTCCTGCCGCTCGCCGGCCGCGAAGAACGGGCGATCGTCGGCTACTTCCGTTCGCTGACGGATGCCGGCAACGCCGTCGCCGCCGTATCGGGTGCAGGCATCATCCCGTCGGCACTCGAGCTCATCGACCGCACGTGCCTGCACGCCGTTGCCGAGTGGCAGGGCTGGGACCTGCCCGAGGGGGCGAGCGCCCTGCTGCTCGCGAAGGTCGACGAGCCCGGCGGCCGGGGCGAGGAGCTGGCCGCTCGGATCGCGGATGCGTTCCACGCCGCCGGCGGTGCCCAGGTCGAGCGCGCCGTCGACCCCGACGAGGTGGCCCGGCTCTTCTCCGCGCGGCGGCTCGCCTATCCGGCGCTCGAACGACTCGGCCCCGTTCTCACGGAGGACGTCTGCGTGCCGCGCGCGGCCGTGCCCGAGATGCTCGCGCGCATCGAGCGGGCGGCGGCCGACGAGGACGTCGTGATCGCGAACATCGCGCATGCCGGCGACGGCAACCTGCACCCGCTCATCATCGCGCCCGAGGGCGACGACGAGGCCAGGCGCCGGGCGAAGCGGGCCTTCGACCGCATCGTCGACGACTGCCGTGCACTCGGCGGGACGGTGACCGGCGAGCATGGCGTCGGGCTCCTGAAGCTCCGCGGCGCCGCCGCAGAGCTGAGCGACGTCGTGCTCGAACTGCACGCCTCCATCAAGCACGCGCTCGACCCCGCCGGCATCCTCAATCCTGGCAAGGCCTTCCCGAACGGAGCACGATGA
- a CDS encoding MFS transporter, producing the protein MASPQLSDPTLKQSSLRRVVTASMAGTVVEWYEFFLYATAATLVFNKIMFPPSDDPYAPIIAALITYAVGFVARPLGGIVFGHFGDKYGRKKLLQLAIILVGVATFLMGCLPTYAAIGVWAPILLVTLRFAQGFAVGGEWGGAVLLVSEHSPDRTRGFWASWPQAAVPLGNLTATVVLLILSRTLSEEQFLAWGWRVGFWLSVVIVAIGYYVRTRVTDAPIFLEAQKQADESKATRYGVLEVIKRYPRGVLTAMGLRFAENIMYYLVVTFSITYLAVALKVETAEILGLLAIAHIIHAIVIPLIGGLTDRIGRKPVYLIGTIGAAVWGFIAFPMFDTKNPVIIVSAISLGLFIHAFMYAPQPAIMSEMFPTRMRYSGVSLGYQVTSIVAGSLAPIIATALLASYGSYIPVAVYLAIAAGITLIAVISMRETKDTSLHDLDRLDEEKLAADKVAAKA; encoded by the coding sequence ATGGCATCCCCGCAGCTCTCCGATCCGACGCTGAAGCAGTCGAGTCTGCGACGCGTCGTCACAGCCTCGATGGCCGGCACCGTCGTCGAGTGGTACGAGTTCTTCCTCTACGCCACGGCCGCGACGCTCGTCTTCAACAAGATCATGTTCCCGCCGTCGGACGACCCCTATGCGCCCATCATCGCGGCGCTCATCACCTACGCCGTGGGCTTCGTCGCCCGTCCTCTCGGCGGAATCGTCTTCGGCCACTTCGGCGACAAGTACGGCCGCAAGAAGCTGCTGCAGCTCGCGATCATCCTCGTCGGCGTCGCGACGTTCCTCATGGGCTGCCTGCCCACCTACGCCGCGATCGGCGTCTGGGCGCCCATCCTCCTCGTGACGCTGCGCTTCGCCCAGGGCTTCGCGGTCGGCGGCGAGTGGGGCGGCGCAGTCCTGCTCGTCTCCGAGCATTCCCCCGACCGGACACGCGGGTTCTGGGCATCGTGGCCGCAGGCGGCCGTGCCGCTCGGCAACCTCACCGCGACCGTCGTGCTCCTCATCCTGAGCCGCACGCTCAGCGAGGAGCAGTTCCTCGCGTGGGGATGGCGCGTCGGCTTCTGGCTCTCCGTCGTCATCGTCGCGATCGGCTACTACGTCCGCACGCGCGTCACCGATGCGCCGATCTTCCTCGAGGCGCAGAAGCAGGCCGACGAATCGAAGGCGACGCGCTACGGCGTGCTCGAGGTGATCAAGCGCTACCCGCGCGGCGTGCTGACGGCGATGGGACTTCGCTTCGCGGAGAACATCATGTACTACCTCGTCGTGACGTTCTCGATCACGTATCTCGCTGTCGCGCTCAAGGTCGAGACCGCCGAGATCCTCGGACTGCTCGCGATCGCGCACATCATCCACGCGATCGTCATCCCGCTCATCGGCGGGCTGACCGACCGCATCGGCCGCAAGCCGGTGTACCTCATCGGCACGATCGGCGCCGCCGTGTGGGGCTTCATCGCCTTCCCCATGTTCGACACGAAGAACCCCGTGATCATCGTCTCGGCGATCTCGCTCGGCCTCTTCATCCACGCGTTCATGTACGCGCCGCAGCCGGCGATCATGTCGGAGATGTTCCCGACCCGCATGCGCTACTCGGGCGTCTCGCTCGGCTACCAGGTGACGTCGATCGTCGCTGGCTCGCTCGCCCCGATCATCGCCACAGCGCTGCTGGCGAGCTACGGCTCGTACATCCCTGTCGCGGTGTACCTCGCGATCGCGGCGGGCATTACCCTCATCGCGGTGATCTCGATGCGGGAGACGAAGGACACGTCGCTGCACGACCTCGACCGCCTCGATGAGGAGAAGCTCGCGGCCGACAAGGTCGCCGCGAAGGCCTGA
- a CDS encoding NAD-dependent deacylase, with translation MRIVVLTGAGISAESGVPTFRDAGGLWEGHRVEDVATPEGFDADPDLVLRFYDERRRGVASTRPNAAHRALARLEGAIGFELLVVTQNVDDLHERAGSRNLVHMHGELRRALCLACGARPEWTRDLIDRPPCPECGERMLRPDVVWFGELPYDLGRIEQAVVACDVFVSIGTSGAVYPAAGYVALATAFGARTVELNLVPSDAAAPFDEVRAGPATEVVPAWVDEIIAAR, from the coding sequence ATGCGCATCGTCGTGCTCACGGGCGCCGGCATCTCGGCCGAGAGCGGTGTCCCCACTTTCCGCGACGCGGGCGGCCTCTGGGAGGGGCACCGCGTCGAAGACGTCGCGACGCCCGAGGGGTTCGACGCGGACCCCGACCTGGTGTTGCGGTTCTACGACGAGCGGAGGCGGGGCGTGGCATCCACTCGTCCCAATGCCGCTCACCGCGCTCTCGCGCGGCTCGAAGGCGCGATCGGATTCGAGCTGCTGGTCGTGACGCAGAACGTCGACGACCTGCACGAGCGCGCCGGAAGCCGCAACCTCGTGCACATGCACGGAGAGCTGCGGCGCGCGCTGTGCCTCGCGTGCGGTGCGCGACCCGAGTGGACGCGCGACCTCATCGATCGTCCCCCCTGCCCCGAATGCGGGGAGAGGATGCTGCGCCCCGACGTCGTCTGGTTCGGCGAGCTGCCCTACGACCTCGGCCGCATCGAGCAGGCCGTCGTCGCCTGCGACGTGTTCGTGTCGATCGGGACGTCGGGCGCGGTGTATCCCGCGGCCGGATACGTCGCGCTCGCCACCGCCTTCGGCGCGCGCACGGTCGAGCTCAACCTCGTGCCGAGCGACGCGGCCGCACCGTTCGACGAGGTGCGCGCGGGGCCGGCGACCGAGGTCGTTCCGGCCTGGGTCGACGAGATCATCGCGGCCCGCTAG
- a CDS encoding DUF4921 family protein yields MSDAAPGKSPLIRLPDGTVKQVGPLTGTRVWTVPGRASRPIEMPRDDTRTLAKGEATRLCAFCEDRYLETTPEKSRLVGDDYAELRRVPASRLFDTVAEFRRFGNLFEIVSAEYWREDHGFRQPASVVAWADEYLADPAGRAHIERLATVRAAATGASPSIEEAALDLVGGSHDVVVARRHVVDGAKTDDELVSSGLLTPREHAEYFAFTVRALDEIAKAQPHAAYVAVFQNWLLPAGASFEHLHKQLVAIDEHGPQVDHELRLLSGDRRLYQHAIADLAVDKGLVVAANDHAVAFAGVGHRYPAFEVYSRSTANLPSEHSAAEVRGMSDLVHALHAATGVHVPTNEEWHYRPPGAPWPMPWRIVLKWRISNPAGFEGGTKIYVNTIDPWELRRRAVAELTRLRLDGRVADGIRIGDECRPEDARLRYAD; encoded by the coding sequence GTGAGCGACGCCGCGCCCGGGAAGAGTCCCCTGATCCGCCTCCCGGACGGGACCGTCAAGCAGGTCGGGCCGCTCACCGGCACGCGCGTGTGGACCGTGCCGGGGCGCGCGAGCCGTCCCATCGAGATGCCGCGCGACGACACCCGCACCCTCGCGAAGGGCGAGGCGACGCGGCTCTGCGCGTTCTGCGAGGACCGCTACCTCGAGACGACCCCCGAGAAGTCCCGGCTCGTCGGCGACGACTATGCGGAGCTGCGCCGAGTGCCCGCATCCCGTCTCTTCGACACCGTCGCCGAGTTCCGCCGCTTCGGCAACCTCTTCGAGATCGTCTCGGCCGAGTACTGGCGCGAGGATCACGGCTTCCGCCAGCCTGCGTCGGTGGTCGCGTGGGCCGACGAGTACCTCGCCGATCCGGCGGGTCGCGCGCACATCGAGCGTCTCGCCACCGTGCGGGCGGCGGCGACCGGAGCCTCGCCGTCGATCGAGGAGGCCGCGCTCGACCTCGTGGGCGGATCGCACGACGTCGTGGTCGCGCGCCGCCACGTCGTCGACGGCGCGAAGACCGACGATGAGCTCGTGTCGTCGGGTCTGCTGACGCCCCGCGAGCACGCGGAGTACTTCGCGTTCACCGTTCGCGCGCTCGACGAGATCGCGAAGGCCCAGCCGCACGCGGCGTACGTCGCGGTGTTCCAGAACTGGCTCCTTCCCGCCGGCGCCTCCTTCGAGCACCTGCACAAGCAGCTCGTCGCGATCGACGAGCACGGCCCGCAGGTCGATCACGAGCTGCGGCTGCTGTCGGGCGACCGGCGGCTCTACCAGCACGCGATCGCCGATCTCGCCGTCGACAAGGGCCTGGTCGTCGCGGCGAACGACCACGCGGTCGCGTTCGCCGGGGTGGGCCACCGCTATCCGGCCTTCGAGGTGTACTCGCGCTCCACGGCGAACCTGCCCTCGGAGCACTCCGCCGCGGAGGTGCGCGGGATGTCCGATCTCGTGCACGCCCTCCACGCTGCCACGGGCGTGCACGTGCCGACGAACGAGGAGTGGCACTACCGGCCGCCCGGAGCGCCCTGGCCCATGCCGTGGCGCATCGTGCTGAAGTGGCGCATCTCGAACCCGGCGGGGTTTGAGGGCGGCACGAAGATCTACGTCAACACGATCGACCCGTGGGAGCTCCGCCGCCGCGCCGTCGCCGAGCTCACGCGCCTGCGCCTCGACGGACGCGTCGCCGACGGCATCCGCATCGGCGACGAGTGCCGCCCCGAGGACGCGCGGCTGCGTTACGCCGACTGA